In Alligator mississippiensis isolate rAllMis1 chromosome 10, rAllMis1, whole genome shotgun sequence, one DNA window encodes the following:
- the USP30 gene encoding ubiquitin carboxyl-terminal hydrolase 30 produces MLAAPGAAGPGRAVRRLLRAGLALRCKAMKNWGVIGGVAAALAAGIYVLWGPIADRKKRRKGLVPGLLNLGNTCFMNSLLQGLSACPSFIKWLEEFTSQYKTDQPEPSERRYLSLTLLHLLKALSCQEVTEDDVLDASCLLEVLRMYRWQISSFEEQDAHELFHVLTSSLEDERDRWPRVTHLFDVHSLEQPETTQKQISCRTKGSLPPMANHWKSQHPFHGRLTSNMVCKHCEHQSPVRYDTFDSLSLSIPAAMWGRPLTLDHCLHHFISSESVRDVVCDNCTKIQAEGIRNGQTIENQKTTFVKQLKLGKLPQCLCIHLQRLSWSNQGTPLKRHEHVQFNEFLIMDIYKYHLPAHKSSKHDPNQKDSAGTSSETKDGLAVRTSDGEQPCSTKSLFLNGACSPSLLPSPIPFPLASVPDCSSPVYLYRLMAVVVHHGDMHSGHFVTYRRSPSSPKSPLSVSNQWLWISDETVRKASLQEVLSSSAYLLFYERVHSRAQHPSPELRAEE; encoded by the exons ATGCTGGCCGCGCCGGGCGccgcggggccgggcagggcggTGCGGAGGCTGCTGCGGGCCGGGCTCGCCCTCAG GTGCAAAGCGATGAAGAACTGGGGCGTGATCGGCGGCGTGGCGGCGGCGCTGGCGGCCGGCATCTACGTGCTGTGGGGGCCCATCGCCGACAGGAAGAAGCGCAGGAAAG GGCTTGTGCCTGGCCTTCTCAACCTAGGAAACACCTGTTTCATGAACTCCTTGCTGCAGGGCTTGTCAGCGTGTCCGTCGTTCATCAAGTGGTTGGAGGAATTTACATCCCAATACAAgacagaccagcctgaaccaTCAGAGCGCCGATATTTGTCCCTTACCTTGCTGCACCTCCTGAAAG CCTTATCCTGCCAAGAGGTCACAGAAGATGATGTTCTGGATGCAAGCTGCTTACTAGAAGTGTTAAGGATGTACAGGTGGCAGATTTCTTCCTTTGAAGAACAG GATGCTCATGAGCTGTTCCATGTCCTCACGTCTTCCTTGGAGGATGAACGGGATCGCTGGCCACGGGTCACACACCTGTTTGACGTGCATTCGCTAGAa CAGCCAGAAACAACCCAAAAGCAAATAAGCTGCAGAACAAAAG GATCACTTCCCCCTATGGCAAATCACTGGAAATCTCAGCATCCTTTCCATGGGAGACTGACCAGTAACATGGTTTGCAAACACTGTGAACACCAG AGTCCTGTGAGGTATGACACATTTGACAGCCTTTCGCTGAGTATTCCAGCAGCCATGTGG GGTCGCCCTTTGACACTGGACCACTGCCTCCATCATTTCATCTCCTCTGAATCAGTGAGGGATGTCGTCTGTGATAATTGCACTAAA ATTCAGGCAGAAGGGATACGGAATGGGCAAACCATAGAAAACCAGAAGACAACATTTGTTAAACAGTTAAAGCTAGGCAAG CTGCCTCAGTGTCTGTGTATCCATCTGCAAAGGCTGAGCTGGTCAAACCAAGGCACACCTCTGAAACGTCATGAACACGTGCAGTTCAATGAGTTCCTGATCATGGACATCTACAAATATCATCTCCCTGCCCATAAGTCAAGTAAACATGATCCAAACCAGAAGGACTCTGCAGGGACATCTTCTGAGACAAAGGATGGACTGGCCGTGAGAACCTCAG ATGGGGAGCAGCCGTGTAGCACAAAATCGCTCTTTCTGAATGGGGCCTGCTCTCCTTCACTCCTGCCATCTCCCATACCTTTCCCTCTTGCCTCCGTCCCTGATTGCAG TTCCCCAGTATACCTCTACCGCCTGATGGCCGTTGTTGTGCATCATGGAGACATGCATTCGGGACACTTTGTGACCTACCGCCGCTCTCCGTCCTCTCCCAAGAGCCCTCTCTCGGTTAGTAACCAGTGGTTGTGGATTTCAGATGAGACGGTGCGCAAAGCGAGCCTGCAGGAGGTCCTTTCCTCCAGTGCTTACCTGCTGTTTTACGAGCGTGTTCACTCAAGAGCACAACACCCGAGTCCAGAGCTCAGGGCTGAGGAATGA
- the ALKBH2 gene encoding DNA oxidative demethylase ALKBH2 isoform X2 produces the protein MDKFLVKKPSLGRSKQKLLGTTEETCGDLDCAGEESGGERKRPRPENTGTDGSLPHSPWQHIQAEGLSCDYRILFGQAEADEILQQLEKEVEYFEGDLTKVQVFGKWHIIPRKQVTYGDPELTYTYSGVTFSPKPWIPILHRIRDRVTLATGHTFNFVLINRYKDGRDHMGEHRDDERELVPQSPIASVSFGACRDFFFRHGASRGKNATRHIEPVKLQLAHGSLLMMNYPTNLYWYHSLPTRKKVLAPRINLTFRKVMASVKR, from the exons atggACAAGTTCTTGGTCAAAAAGCCTTCCCTTGGCAGGAGCAAACAAAAGCTGCTCGGGACCACGGAGGAGACATGCGGAGACCTGGACTGTGCGGGAGAagagagtgggggagagaggaaaaggCCCCGGCCTGAAAACACAGGCACGGATGGATCTTTGCCGCATTCCCCGTGGCAGCACATCCAGGCTGAGGGGCTGAGCTGCGATTACAGGATCCTCTTTGGCCAAGCCGAGGCTGATGAGattctccagcagctggaaaaGGAGGTGGAGTATTTTGAAG GTGATCTCACTAAAGTGCAAGTGTTTGGCAAGTGGCACATCATCCCACGGAAGCAGGTGACGTATGGAGACCCTGAGCTCACCTACACCTACTCAGGCGTTACCTTCTCACCCAAGCCCTGGATTCCCATTCTGCACCGGATCAGAGACCGCGTCACCTTGGCCACTGGGCACACTTTCAATTTTGTTCTGATTAACAG GTACAAAGACGGGCGTGATCACATGGGGGAGCACCGTGATGACGAGCGAGAGCTGGTTCCACAGAGTCCCATTGCTTCCGTGTCCTTTGGGGCCTGCAGGGACTTCTTCTTCAGGCACGGAGCTTCCCGAGGGAAAAACGCCACGCGGCACATAGAGCCGGTGAAGCTGCAGCTTGCCCATGGCAGCTTGCTCATGATGAACTACCCCACCAACCTGTACTGGTACCACAGCCTGCCAACCCGCAAGAAGGTGCTGGCCCCAAGAATCAACCTGACCTTTCGGAAAGTGATGGCATCAGTCAAACGGTGA
- the ALKBH2 gene encoding DNA oxidative demethylase ALKBH2 isoform X1 translates to MTGLGPGAQVLYWLPELSVLVSDRLWGLGRMDKFLVKKPSLGRSKQKLLGTTEETCGDLDCAGEESGGERKRPRPENTGTDGSLPHSPWQHIQAEGLSCDYRILFGQAEADEILQQLEKEVEYFEGDLTKVQVFGKWHIIPRKQVTYGDPELTYTYSGVTFSPKPWIPILHRIRDRVTLATGHTFNFVLINRYKDGRDHMGEHRDDERELVPQSPIASVSFGACRDFFFRHGASRGKNATRHIEPVKLQLAHGSLLMMNYPTNLYWYHSLPTRKKVLAPRINLTFRKVMASVKR, encoded by the exons ATGACAGGCCTGGGTCCAGGAGCTCAGGTACTTTACTGGCTCCCTGAGCT GTCGGTGCTGGTTTCTGACCGTttgtggggcctgggcaggatggACAAGTTCTTGGTCAAAAAGCCTTCCCTTGGCAGGAGCAAACAAAAGCTGCTCGGGACCACGGAGGAGACATGCGGAGACCTGGACTGTGCGGGAGAagagagtgggggagagaggaaaaggCCCCGGCCTGAAAACACAGGCACGGATGGATCTTTGCCGCATTCCCCGTGGCAGCACATCCAGGCTGAGGGGCTGAGCTGCGATTACAGGATCCTCTTTGGCCAAGCCGAGGCTGATGAGattctccagcagctggaaaaGGAGGTGGAGTATTTTGAAG GTGATCTCACTAAAGTGCAAGTGTTTGGCAAGTGGCACATCATCCCACGGAAGCAGGTGACGTATGGAGACCCTGAGCTCACCTACACCTACTCAGGCGTTACCTTCTCACCCAAGCCCTGGATTCCCATTCTGCACCGGATCAGAGACCGCGTCACCTTGGCCACTGGGCACACTTTCAATTTTGTTCTGATTAACAG GTACAAAGACGGGCGTGATCACATGGGGGAGCACCGTGATGACGAGCGAGAGCTGGTTCCACAGAGTCCCATTGCTTCCGTGTCCTTTGGGGCCTGCAGGGACTTCTTCTTCAGGCACGGAGCTTCCCGAGGGAAAAACGCCACGCGGCACATAGAGCCGGTGAAGCTGCAGCTTGCCCATGGCAGCTTGCTCATGATGAACTACCCCACCAACCTGTACTGGTACCACAGCCTGCCAACCCGCAAGAAGGTGCTGGCCCCAAGAATCAACCTGACCTTTCGGAAAGTGATGGCATCAGTCAAACGGTGA
- the UNG gene encoding uracil-DNA glycosylase — protein sequence MIGQKTLHSFFSCTPPPKRDRFPEPGGDTEGGSAKRLRSARDDSGAAWPRCPPLSPEQQERIRRNKEAALQRLAARTAPPGFADSWRRPLATEFARPYFTQLMAFVAEERQRHTVYPPPEQVFTWTQMCDIKDVKVVILGQDPYHGPNQAHGLCFSVQKPVPPPPSLENIYKELSTDIEDFTHPGHGDLTGWAKQGVLLLNAVLTVRAHQATSHRERGWEQFTDAVVSWLNENLNGLVFMLWGSYAQKKGSSIDRKRHHILQTAHPSPLSVYRGFFGCCHFSKTNELLKMSGKKPIDWRAL from the exons ATGATCGGGCAGAAGACGCTGCACTCGTTCTTCAGCTGCACACCGCCGCCGAAGCGTGACCGCTTCCCGGAGCCGGGCGGCGACACTGAG GGCGGCTCCGCCAAGCGGCTGCGGTCGGCGCGGGACGACTCGGGCGCGGCCTGGCCGCGCTGCCCGCCGCTGAGCCCGGAGCAGCAGGAGCGGATCCGCAGGAACAAGGAGGCGGCTCTGCAGCGGTTGGCGGCGCGCACCGCTCCCCCGGGCTTCGCGGACAGCTGGAGGCGGCCGCTGGCGACGGAGTTCGCCCGGCCGTACTTCACCCAG CTCATGGCATTTGTGGCAGAGGAGCGGCAGCGTCACACGGTTTACCCGCCCCCAGAGCAGGTCTTTACCTGGACGCAGATGTGCGACATCAAAGAC GTAAAAGTTGTCATCTTGGGACAAGATCCCTACCATGGACCCAACCAAGCTCATGGACTCTGCTTTAGTGTTCAGAAACCTGTTCCACCTCCACCCAG tTTGGAAAATATTTACAAAGAGCTTTCAACTGATATCGAGGACTTCACCCATCCCGGCCATGGGGACCTAACTGGATGGGCCAAGCAAG GGGTACTTCTGCTCAATGCTGTCCTCACGGTCCGAGCACACCAAGCGACTTCCCatagggagaggggctgggaacaGTTCACCGATGCAGTGGTGTCCTGGCTGAACGAGAATTTGAATGGACTCGTCTTCATGCTGTGGGGATCTTATGCACAGAAGAAAGGGAGCTCCATTGACAGG AAACGCCACCACATCCTGCAGACCGCCCACCCCTCTCCGCTGTCTGTGTACAGAGGCTTCTTCGGCTGCTGTCACTTCTCCAAGACAAACGAATTGCTGAAGATGTCTGGCAAGAAGCCTATTGACTGGCGAGCGCTCTAA